In Candidatus Latescibacterota bacterium, the genomic window CCATTCTGAAAGGAAACGACGATGTCTGAGTTGATCAATGAATATCTGACACGGCTGAAAAAGGCCCTGAGTGGCTCGGATCCCGCGACGATCCAGGATGCTCTGTCCGACGCGGAAGAACATCTCTGGACGGCTCTTCAGCAGTCGAATGAACTATCGCCCGGGAAAAGCGAACAGGAAGTGATCGCCTCCGAGATCGAACGATTCGGGTCTGCGGAGGAAGTCGCGGCGGCATACAGGGAGATCGAGTCGAGGATACGTCCTGCATTGGAAATTCCGAAAGCTACCAGCAAAAAATCAGCAGCCGCAAGGTTCTTCGGCGTCTTCACCGATCCGAGAGCGTATGCGTCGCTCTTCTATATGTTCTTCTCGTTTATCCTCGGGGTCTTCTATTTCACCTGGACAGTGACAGGACTTTCCCTCTCAATCGGGATCATGATCCTGATCATCGGCCTGCCCTTCTTCGGGTTCTTCCTGATGTCGGTGCGGGGAATCGCCCTGGTCGACGGGAGAATAATCGAAGCATTGCTCGGAGAGCGCATGCCGCGAAGGCCGATCTTCTCGAAAAAGCCGATGAACTGGCGCGATAAACTGTTTTTTCTATTCACTGATCCAATGGTCTGGAGGACTGTCTTCTATAACCTGTTGATGCTCCCTCTTGGTGTGATTTATTTCAGTCTGACGATCACGAATATCGGGATATCTCTCGTATTGCTCCTGAGGCCTGTGCTGGAGTACTGGTTCCACCTTCCCCTCATCCAGAACAACGACTGGTGTTACTGGACTCCCGGCTATCTCATGCCGGTATCGGTGGCCCTTGGAGTGATCTGGTTCCTGCTGACCCTTCACATGGCTAAAGGGTTCGGCAAGATGCACGCGAAGATCGCAAAGACGCTGCTGGTGAAAGATTAGCGACTGAACAGATCCCGGTCCAAGTGGTGTGAAACATGCCCGGACAGGAACAAATACGGGTGGTGCGCCGCATCACCAGATTGGAAAATGGAGGTTATGATGACTGAAGAATTCAAACTGGATATCAGGAATATATCAAAGACATACGGAAATGGAGTGAGGGCTCTCGATGAAGTATCACTCACTATCAATAAGGGGATGTTCGGGCTGCTCGGGCCGAACGGCGCCGGGAAATCCACATTGATGAGATCGATCGCGACATTGCAGGCAGTAGATAAGGGAACTATGGCCCTCGGTGAGATAGACGTCCTGAAAGATCACGATTCCATACGACGTATACTCGGATATCTCCCCCAGGATTTCGGAGTCTACGCGAACGTGTCGGCTCATAACCTGCTTTCCCATTTCGCCACTCTCAAGGGGATCACAGACAGAAGACAGCGTAACGAGACTGTCGATCGCCTCCTTCACAAGACCAACCTGTGGAATGTCAGAAAGAAGAAACTGGGCTCCTTCTCCGGTGGGATGAAGCAGCGATTCGGCGTCGCCCAGGCCCTCATCGGGGACCCGCGCCTGATAATCGTCGACGAACCGACCGCCGGGCTCGATCCGGAGGAGAGAAATCGTTTTCTCAACCTCCTCAGCGAGATCGGAGAGAACGTCATAGTCATCCTCTCCACCCATATAGTGGAGGACGTAAGTGAAGTTTGTAATTCGATGGCCATTATTTCCGAGGGCCGGGTCCTCAGGACCGGAAGTCCCGCCGAAACGATTGCTGAACTCGAAGGGAAAATATGGAAGATGGCGGTAGAAAGAGGAGACTTGCCAGCTCTCAGGGACAAATTCAGGATCGTCGGCGAGAGGCTGTCAGCAGGAAAGACTTATATCCACGTCTATTCTGATCAGTCTCCGGGTGATGAGTTCGAGCAGTCCAGCGCAGATCTGCGAGACGTTTATTTCACAACCCTTCGACAGGTAAACTGAAAGGAGGAAGTGTAATATGTTCAGAGAAATATTGAGATTCGAGATCCTTTTCCGGCTGCGGCGGCCACTCCTGTACATCTTTGCCGTCATATTCTTCCTGATGCCTTTCGGTGCGATCTCGACTGACTCTATAATGATCGGTGGAGAGATCGGCAATGTGGCCAGGAATGCTCCCTACGTGATCATCAACATGCTGGCGATGATGAGCGCCATAGGGCTTCTCTTTCTGACGATATTTGTCGCGCCCGCGGTGAATCGGGATAACGAAGATAATGTACAGGAACTGTTTTTCAGCACACCTCTGACAAAACCTGCGTATATCTTCGGACGCTACGCCGGTTCGGTCATCCCTGTCATCCTTGCCATGTTCGCGTCATGCCTCGGGATATGGCTGGCAAGCATAATGCCCTACCAGGATCCCGAACACATACTGCCTTTCAACGCGCAGCCGTATATCTTCTCGATGGCAGTCTTCGTCATACCTAACATGATCCTCTGCGGAGCCATCTTCTTCTCGGTCGCCACTCTGACGCGAAAAAGTTTCTCCGCCTACGTGGCCGTGATCGCTTTCCTGGCACTATGGGGAATCGGTGCAGCGGTTATGGGCGACCTCGAGCACCAGACATTTGTGTCACTGTTCGATCCATTCGGACTTGGTCCATTCAACGTGATGACAAGATACTGGACGATTGCTGAGCGCAACACCATGACCCTCCCGCTGAGCGGTCTGCTCCTCGCGAATCGAATCCTCTGGTTGTCTGTAGCAGCAGCGATCATGTTCTTCACAAACTGGCGTTTTAAGATGAACCTGGTCTCGTCCGGACAGAAAAAGAAAAGGGTCGATATGCCGGGACCGGTGAACCGGGTAAAACATAAGATCGGGCTCCCTCACCTCGCTGCCTCACCGCCTGTTGAAACAGATTTCTCAGCAAGGTCCAGAGTCAGACAACTGCTCGATCTCGCCGCGTTCGAGACCAGGTCTATCCTGCACTCTGTCCCCTTTCTGATCATCACAATATTCGGGATGGCCAATCTCATCGGTGCCCTGTACGTCGCTCCGGAGGGCACGACCAGCTACCCTCTCACTCAGCATATGCTGGGGGCGATCGACGGCGCGTTCGCGCTTATGTCCTGGCTTGTGATCATCATCTATGGAGCAGAGATAATATGGAAAGATAAGAAAGTGAGGATAGACGGGATCGTCGATTCGCTACCAGTCTCAAACTGGATCCGACTCACCGCAAAACTCACAGCCCTGTCATCCACACTTTTCGTCATGGCCGCGGCAGCCATGACATGCACCATCGCATTTCAGGTATTCAACGGGTACTTCGATTTTCAGCCTCTTCTCTATGTAAAGGGGCTGTTCCTGATCATGCTCGGTGAATGGATACTGCTATGCGTGCTGTCGATATTCCTGCAGGTCCTCGCTGGCAACAGGTATATCGGGACACTGCTGATGGTCCTCTGTTTCGTATCGCTTGAAGTGCTGCCCGGGATGGGATTCAGTCACAATCTTTATCTATTCGCGCAGTTCCCCCTGTCTCGATGGTCCGATATGAACGGCTACGGGCACTTCGGTCAGGCGATCTTCTGGTTCAGGACATACTGGTCGATTTTCGCCGGAATCCTCGCCGTGTTCACCTCGCTTCTCTGGCTGCGTGGAGGAGACCGGCACCCCATGGTGAGACTGAGGCTTCTGGGAGCAAGGATGACAAAACGGCCCGCGACGGCCCTTTCCATCCTGGTAGTCGCATTTCTTCTGACCGGTTCATGGATCTATTACAACACGAATATCCTGAACGACTACGTGACCACCGACGCGGAGAGGCTGACTCAGGCGGAGTACGAAAGACTCTATGGAGAATATGGCGGTCTCCCGCAGCCGAAGATAGTAGCAGCCGACCTCGACGTGGATATATATCCACGCTCAAGAAAAGTCGATATCGGCGGCACTTTGACACTGGTGAATTCTACCGGGTCGACGATCGACTCTCTTCACATGAACATCGACAGGGAGATCGATACGGCGGAGCTTGTGTTGACTTCAAACGGACAGGATGTTCTCAACACGTCCATCCTCCTCGACGACCGCCGGCTCGGCTACAGAATCTATTCGCTTGATCCTCCTCTTCAAAAGGGAGACACACTTCTCATCGATCTCTCACTGATGATAGAAGAAAAAGGGTTCATGAACGGCCATACAAACGTGAAACTGGTCAGAAACGGCACTTTCTTCTCCAGCATGCAATACATCCCCTCGATCGGTTACGATCCGATTCATGAGTTGGACAGTCCCGCCAGACGCAAGGAATTCGAGCTGCCGGACAAAGAGCGACTCCCCGCTGTCGATGATGCTGATGCTTTGATGC contains:
- a CDS encoding sensor domain-containing protein, coding for MSELINEYLTRLKKALSGSDPATIQDALSDAEEHLWTALQQSNELSPGKSEQEVIASEIERFGSAEEVAAAYREIESRIRPALEIPKATSKKSAAARFFGVFTDPRAYASLFYMFFSFILGVFYFTWTVTGLSLSIGIMILIIGLPFFGFFLMSVRGIALVDGRIIEALLGERMPRRPIFSKKPMNWRDKLFFLFTDPMVWRTVFYNLLMLPLGVIYFSLTITNIGISLVLLLRPVLEYWFHLPLIQNNDWCYWTPGYLMPVSVALGVIWFLLTLHMAKGFGKMHAKIAKTLLVKD
- a CDS encoding ABC transporter ATP-binding protein, coding for MMTEEFKLDIRNISKTYGNGVRALDEVSLTINKGMFGLLGPNGAGKSTLMRSIATLQAVDKGTMALGEIDVLKDHDSIRRILGYLPQDFGVYANVSAHNLLSHFATLKGITDRRQRNETVDRLLHKTNLWNVRKKKLGSFSGGMKQRFGVAQALIGDPRLIIVDEPTAGLDPEERNRFLNLLSEIGENVIVILSTHIVEDVSEVCNSMAIISEGRVLRTGSPAETIAELEGKIWKMAVERGDLPALRDKFRIVGERLSAGKTYIHVYSDQSPGDEFEQSSADLRDVYFTTLRQVN